A single window of Candidatus Thermoplasmatota archaeon DNA harbors:
- a CDS encoding small nuclear ribonucleoprotein (Enables 3` processing of polyadenylated mRNAs and tRNA precursors), with the protein MLKPLAILNKSINSRVIVELKGNKEYRGLLDGYDPHMNLVLKNAEEYIDGVLKRKLDNVLVRGDNVIYISP; encoded by the coding sequence ATGCTAAAACCTCTAGCTATATTAAATAAAAGTATAAATTCAAGAGTGATTGTAGAACTTAAAGGTAATAAAGAGTATAGAGGATTGCTCGACGGCTATGACCCTCATATGAATTTGGTATTGAAAAATGCTGAAGAGTATATTGACGGTGTGCTAAAAAGGAAATTAGATAATGTGCTTGTTAGAGGCGATAACGTAATTTATATCTCCCCTTGA
- a CDS encoding ArsR family transcriptional regulator encodes MKNNKSEKNIYELFESSDLPKTSSNILATIAKGRKLLVSEITRRVKKSERAVRHHLSILMKKGFLSRKIDITRNKKLAYRYSLKPLGEIVKKLKQELVIKIHKLNKFIQGF; translated from the coding sequence ATGAAGAATAACAAGTCAGAAAAAAATATTTATGAGTTATTTGAAAGCTCTGATCTACCGAAAACCTCCTCAAATATACTTGCTACTATAGCAAAAGGTCGAAAACTGTTAGTTTCTGAAATTACTAGAAGAGTGAAAAAATCTGAAAGAGCGGTAAGGCATCATCTTAGCATTCTTATGAAAAAAGGTTTTTTAAGCAGAAAAATTGATATTACAAGAAACAAAAAGTTAGCTTATCGCTATTCTCTTAAGCCTTTAGGCGAAATTGTAAAAAAGTTAAAGCAAGAACTCGTTATAAAAATACATAAACTGAACAAGTTTATTCAAGGATTTTAA
- a CDS encoding 50S ribosomal protein L37e yields the protein MVKGTASMGKMHKRSHIICRRCGRRSYHLQKKTCAYCGFPNSRMRSYSWAKLR from the coding sequence ATGGTAAAAGGCACAGCTTCAATGGGAAAAATGCATAAGCGTAGCCACATAATATGCAGGAGATGTGGAAGGAGAAGTTATCATTTACAGAAAAAAACATGCGCTTATTGCGGATTTCCTAACTCTAGGATGCGAAGCTACTCTTGGGCGAAATTAAGATAA
- a CDS encoding RNA-binding protein: MRLKNRHTISKKELKWLSEKLKSIFGKQIISTENVETAYSEDLSMSVFIIENEILAFCWNGEPFLTIKGILKYKPEKRYVTVDAGAIKAISRGADVMAPGIVDLDKEISKGDLVWVRDITYKKPLAVGVALITGEEILSSKKGKAIEVKHRIGNKLWQG, encoded by the coding sequence GTGAGGCTAAAGAACAGACATACAATAAGTAAAAAAGAGCTAAAGTGGTTGAGTGAGAAATTAAAGTCAATATTTGGAAAGCAAATCATAAGCACCGAAAACGTTGAGACAGCCTATAGTGAGGATTTGAGCATGTCTGTTTTTATTATTGAAAATGAAATTTTAGCATTTTGTTGGAATGGCGAGCCTTTCCTTACTATTAAAGGCATTTTGAAATATAAGCCTGAAAAAAGGTACGTAACTGTAGATGCAGGCGCTATAAAAGCTATTTCTAGAGGCGCTGACGTAATGGCTCCGGGCATTGTAGATCTTGATAAAGAAATCTCAAAGGGCGATTTGGTGTGGGTAAGGGATATAACTTACAAAAAGCCTTTGGCAGTAGGTGTTGCATTAATAACTGGCGAAGAAATATTAAGTTCAAAGAAAGGTAAAGCGATAGAGGTAAAGCATCGCATTGGCAATAAGTTATGGCAAGGATGA
- a CDS encoding radical SAM protein, which translates to MGYKIVLTADRTLMSEYNNDQFIGFAACSPSFLPTPLYKSLFCPSVPCFNGIPAFAHCGLRKIEASLLENGFSEKEVVVGHPEHLNKVINKDTMAIGITTNDPLGLGPASSTFSSLCNNETYTALYFRKLVTNKLIRRYDSKVIVGGPGAWQLEDERIRAKLGIDCIVIDEGELVAPWLFRKAVNNEHLPPIVHGDVVPVEKIPTIRNPTVNGLVEIARGCGRGCKFCNPTMLKVRYLPIEKILEEVKINVKAHKKRGTILHAEDVLRYKAKGVVPNEEEVLRLFSEVKKITSDIGISHFSLAAVVAKPNLIEELSNLLGIGSSALPWYSGQTGIETGSPNLANEHLAGKAKPFDVKEWPNIVEQAFQILKDNNWVPCATLVMGLPKETEDDVIKTRELVQDLRGYKSLVVPLFFVPIGNLVGERFFTAKDMTSEHWKLFAACWRHNFYWLSALIEEHFKMRRINTIKLKVVQMVRRYAERKLEHYIKLMEEGKSPLKVAA; encoded by the coding sequence ATGGGCTATAAAATTGTGCTTACCGCAGATAGAACTTTAATGTCTGAGTATAACAATGATCAGTTTATAGGCTTTGCAGCTTGCTCGCCTAGTTTTCTACCTACTCCCCTCTACAAGAGTTTGTTCTGTCCTTCAGTGCCTTGCTTTAATGGTATTCCAGCATTTGCTCATTGCGGTCTTAGAAAAATAGAAGCCTCTTTACTCGAAAACGGATTTAGCGAAAAAGAAGTTGTAGTTGGTCATCCTGAGCATCTAAATAAAGTTATAAACAAAGATACGATGGCAATAGGTATCACAACAAATGATCCTCTCGGACTAGGACCTGCATCCTCCACTTTCTCTTCTCTCTGCAACAATGAGACCTATACTGCATTATATTTCAGAAAGCTTGTCACAAATAAGCTCATCAGAAGATATGATTCAAAAGTTATAGTTGGCGGTCCTGGTGCATGGCAGTTAGAAGATGAAAGGATAAGAGCCAAACTTGGAATTGATTGTATAGTCATAGACGAAGGCGAACTCGTAGCACCATGGCTTTTTCGCAAAGCAGTAAATAACGAGCACCTGCCACCTATAGTTCACGGAGATGTTGTCCCTGTAGAAAAAATACCTACTATTAGGAATCCAACTGTAAACGGCTTAGTAGAAATTGCGCGCGGCTGCGGTAGAGGCTGCAAATTCTGCAATCCTACAATGCTTAAAGTGAGATATTTGCCAATTGAAAAGATTTTAGAAGAGGTAAAAATAAATGTAAAAGCGCACAAGAAAAGAGGAACGATTCTGCATGCTGAAGATGTTCTAAGATACAAAGCAAAAGGAGTTGTACCCAATGAAGAAGAAGTTTTGAGATTGTTTAGTGAAGTTAAAAAAATAACTTCAGATATAGGAATAAGTCATTTTAGTTTAGCAGCGGTAGTTGCAAAACCAAATTTAATTGAAGAGCTTTCAAACCTTCTAGGAATAGGCTCAAGCGCATTGCCCTGGTACTCAGGACAGACTGGTATTGAGACAGGCTCACCAAATTTAGCGAACGAGCATTTAGCTGGCAAAGCAAAACCTTTCGATGTAAAAGAATGGCCTAATATTGTAGAACAGGCCTTTCAAATACTTAAAGATAATAATTGGGTGCCTTGCGCTACTTTGGTTATGGGCTTGCCTAAAGAAACTGAAGACGATGTGATAAAGACAAGAGAACTCGTTCAAGATTTAAGAGGATACAAATCACTTGTTGTACCGCTCTTCTTTGTACCCATAGGCAATTTAGTGGGCGAGAGATTTTTCACAGCAAAAGACATGACTTCAGAGCATTGGAAATTATTTGCGGCATGCTGGCGGCATAACTTCTACTGGCTTTCTGCACTGATTGAGGAGCATTTTAAAATGCGGCGGATAAATACAATAAAATTAAAGGTTGTGCAGATGGTTAGAAGATATGCAGAAAGGAAGTTAGAACATTATATCAAGCTTATGGAGGAAGGTAAGAGCCCGCTAAAAGTTGCGGCTTGA
- a CDS encoding radical SAM protein → MKEQKDENNGTLIVLTASDIDFSDFKLNPFIAFTGGFPSGLIPKKILRKYWYPLTESNEDGSAKFAPYGLRKVEVLLKEEFGDENVVTCTQYNLKRFIGKNTRVIGISTMDPVGIGFVSRTYTSLVAFGKEPISAMEFKDLITNPAIKNANAKIIVGGSGAWQIKRAGLQDFYGITTLVIGESESIVTEIFRRAVNDEHNPKVVEPERPRLEQIPVMKEPALFGVVEITRGCGKGCQFCSPTMRSRHTFPLDKIKKEAELNAKAGAKMITLQTDDIFIYKCKPRFVPNREAIVELIKTIYEIPNVEYIQIAHSSLPPVVYDPKMIEEIAPMLVEKTRWQNNGKKVSCPEIGIETGSIRLLEKYMRGKALPYEPKDWHEIVTQGLGILNDNDIYPLATLLAGLPDEREEDTLATMELLDKMKHLKLFYVPLLFTSEEECLLNEARQAELKDLKSIHWDFIATCWRRNIDLWAPKDKWKIMLGALFGYYFYYRWKHGSKILRPILRLSGYPESFFLGVSAL, encoded by the coding sequence ATGAAAGAGCAGAAAGACGAAAACAACGGCACATTGATAGTGCTTACAGCTTCGGATATCGATTTTAGCGATTTTAAGTTAAATCCTTTCATTGCATTTACAGGGGGCTTTCCATCAGGATTAATTCCTAAAAAAATTTTAAGAAAGTATTGGTATCCTCTAACAGAAAGTAACGAAGATGGCAGCGCTAAATTTGCGCCTTACGGGCTAAGAAAAGTAGAAGTTTTGCTTAAAGAAGAGTTTGGCGACGAAAATGTTGTTACTTGTACTCAGTATAACTTAAAAAGATTCATTGGTAAAAATACGAGAGTAATTGGTATTTCTACAATGGACCCTGTCGGGATAGGTTTTGTGAGCAGAACTTATACATCTTTAGTAGCTTTCGGTAAAGAGCCTATTTCAGCAATGGAATTTAAAGATTTAATCACAAATCCAGCTATAAAAAATGCCAATGCAAAAATAATTGTTGGCGGCTCAGGGGCATGGCAGATAAAGAGAGCAGGATTGCAGGATTTTTATGGAATAACTACTCTTGTTATAGGCGAAAGTGAGAGCATAGTCACTGAAATTTTTAGGAGAGCAGTTAATGACGAGCACAATCCTAAAGTTGTGGAGCCAGAGAGACCGAGGCTCGAACAAATACCTGTAATGAAAGAGCCTGCACTTTTCGGTGTTGTGGAAATAACACGCGGTTGCGGCAAAGGCTGCCAGTTTTGCTCTCCCACAATGCGTTCGCGCCATACTTTCCCTCTAGATAAAATTAAGAAAGAGGCTGAACTCAACGCTAAAGCAGGTGCTAAAATGATTACCTTGCAAACTGACGATATTTTCATATACAAATGCAAGCCAAGATTCGTGCCAAACAGAGAAGCGATTGTAGAGCTGATAAAAACTATCTATGAGATTCCTAATGTAGAATACATTCAGATAGCGCATTCATCTTTGCCGCCGGTAGTTTACGACCCTAAAATGATTGAAGAAATAGCCCCTATGCTGGTTGAGAAAACAAGATGGCAGAATAACGGTAAAAAGGTATCATGTCCCGAGATAGGAATTGAGACTGGCAGCATAAGATTATTAGAAAAATATATGCGAGGCAAAGCTTTGCCTTACGAACCTAAAGACTGGCATGAAATTGTAACTCAAGGGCTTGGAATACTTAATGATAATGATATTTATCCGCTTGCTACTCTGCTTGCAGGACTGCCTGACGAGAGAGAGGAGGATACGCTTGCAACAATGGAATTGTTGGATAAAATGAAGCACTTAAAACTGTTTTATGTTCCTTTACTTTTTACTTCAGAAGAAGAATGCTTGCTCAACGAGGCAAGACAGGCTGAGCTAAAAGATTTGAAATCGATACATTGGGATTTTATTGCTACCTGCTGGCGCAGAAATATCGATTTGTGGGCGCCAAAAGACAAATGGAAAATAATGCTAGGAGCACTATTTGGATACTATTTTTATTATAGATGGAAGCACGGCAGTAAAATACTCAGGCCTATATTGAGACTTTCAGGCTATCCCGAGTCGTTTTTTTTAGGAGTAAGCGCTCTGTAA